A region of Tolypothrix sp. NIES-4075 DNA encodes the following proteins:
- a CDS encoding ribonuclease HII: protein MVQKKQAVVSLRLPTSPGESIWLELSGYSDIQQGLIAGVDEVGRGALFGPVVAAAVILPESAIPILMAAKIKDSKKLSSSRRIQLAQQICALAIDWKIGFATIAEIDSINILQATLLAMKRSVLKLKVQPALCLIDGNQLVKGLLMPQQTIVKGDERSLTIASASIVAKVWRDDLVVRLASKYPMYDLEQNKGYGSQRHLTALQHYGASPLHRRSFRPCQIQL, encoded by the coding sequence ATGGTACAGAAAAAGCAAGCTGTCGTTTCTCTAAGATTGCCAACATCTCCAGGAGAATCGATTTGGCTGGAATTGTCTGGCTATTCAGACATTCAGCAAGGGTTGATTGCAGGTGTAGATGAAGTGGGACGGGGTGCGCTATTTGGTCCTGTAGTTGCGGCAGCAGTTATCCTACCAGAAAGCGCAATACCCATTCTGATGGCGGCTAAAATTAAAGATAGTAAAAAGCTGTCTAGTTCTCGAAGAATTCAGTTAGCGCAGCAAATTTGTGCATTGGCGATTGACTGGAAAATCGGTTTTGCAACAATAGCCGAAATTGACTCTATCAACATTTTGCAGGCAACACTTTTAGCGATGAAGCGTTCCGTGCTGAAGTTGAAGGTACAGCCTGCACTTTGCTTAATTGATGGCAATCAGTTGGTCAAAGGCTTGTTAATGCCGCAACAAACAATAGTCAAAGGTGACGAGCGATCGCTTACCATTGCCTCTGCTAGTATTGTTGCGAAAGTCTGGCGTGACGATTTGGTGGTGCGTCTGGCATCAAAATATCCCATGTACGATCTAGAACAAAACAAAGGTTATGGCAGCCAGCGACATCTAACCGCGCTGCAACACTACGGTGCTTCCCCACTGCATCGTCGCTCATTTCGTCCTTGCCAAATTCAGCTTTGA